Proteins co-encoded in one Pseudomonas fluorescens genomic window:
- the pmbA gene encoding metalloprotease PmbA yields the protein MSAVESVGPQALPALQEQVEQIIAEARRQGASACEVAVSLEQGLSTSVRQREVETVEFNRDQGFGITLYVGQRKGSASTSATGPDAIRETVAAALAIARHTSEDEASGLADAALMARDIQDFDLFHQWDITPEQAIEKALLCEAAAFDADARIKNADGTTLSTHQGCRVYGNSHGFIGGYASTRHSLSCVMIAEADGQMQRDYWYDVNRQGSLLADPVSIGQRAAQRAASRLGARPVPTCEVPVLFSAELAGGLFGSFLSAISGGSLYRKSSFLEGTLGQKLFPEWLTIDERPHLMRAMGSASYDGDGLATYAKPFVEKGELVSYILGTYSGRKLGMPSTANAGGVHNLFVTHGDEDQAALLRRMGRGLLVTELMGHGLNMVTGDYSRGAAGFWVENGEIQFAVQEVTIAGNMRDMFKQIVAVGNDLELRSNIRTGSVLIEKMTVAGS from the coding sequence ATGAGTGCAGTTGAAAGCGTCGGCCCACAGGCATTGCCGGCACTGCAGGAACAGGTCGAGCAGATCATCGCCGAAGCCAGGCGTCAGGGCGCCAGTGCCTGCGAAGTGGCGGTGTCGCTGGAGCAGGGGCTGTCAACCTCCGTGCGTCAACGTGAGGTAGAAACGGTCGAGTTCAACCGCGATCAGGGCTTTGGCATCACGTTGTACGTCGGCCAGCGCAAGGGGTCTGCCAGCACGTCTGCCACCGGGCCGGATGCGATTCGCGAGACTGTCGCCGCGGCGCTGGCGATTGCCAGGCACACCTCGGAAGATGAAGCCTCGGGGCTGGCGGATGCCGCCCTGATGGCCCGGGATATTCAGGATTTCGACCTGTTCCACCAATGGGACATCACTCCGGAGCAGGCCATCGAAAAGGCGTTGCTCTGTGAAGCGGCGGCGTTCGACGCCGATGCCCGCATCAAGAATGCCGATGGCACCACGTTGAGCACTCATCAGGGCTGCCGTGTGTATGGCAACAGCCACGGTTTCATCGGCGGTTATGCTTCGACCCGACACAGCCTGAGCTGCGTGATGATCGCCGAGGCCGATGGCCAGATGCAGCGCGATTATTGGTATGACGTGAACCGCCAGGGCAGTTTGCTGGCGGATCCGGTGAGCATTGGTCAGCGTGCGGCACAGCGAGCGGCGAGCCGTCTGGGCGCGCGTCCGGTACCGACCTGCGAAGTGCCTGTACTGTTTTCGGCGGAATTGGCGGGTGGGTTGTTCGGCAGCTTCCTGTCGGCCATTTCCGGCGGCAGTCTGTACCGCAAATCGTCGTTCCTCGAAGGCACCCTGGGCCAGAAGCTGTTCCCGGAATGGCTGACCATCGACGAACGCCCGCACCTGATGCGTGCCATGGGCAGTGCTTCCTACGATGGTGACGGTCTGGCGACCTATGCCAAACCGTTCGTCGAGAAAGGCGAGCTGGTGTCGTACATCCTTGGCACCTATTCCGGTCGTAAACTCGGTATGCCGAGCACCGCCAACGCGGGCGGCGTACACAACCTGTTCGTCACTCATGGTGATGAAGACCAGGCTGCCTTGCTGCGGCGTATGGGGCGTGGACTGCTGGTCACCGAGTTGATGGGCCATGGTTTGAACATGGTGACCGGTGATTACTCGCGCGGTGCGGCGGGTTTCTGGGTCGAGAACGGTGAGATCCAGTTCGCGGTGCAGGAAGTGACCATCGCCGGCAACATGCGCGACATGTTCAAGCAGATCGTCGCAGTCGGTAATGATCTGGAGCTGCGCAGCAACATTCGCACCGGTTCGGTGTTGATCGAGAAGATGACTGTCGCGGGCAGCTAA
- a CDS encoding FagA protein, translated as MSSALHEQPYLESWRWMSRQIRCAMDPDEPRLIEHYLAEGRYLACCTATSPWTVAETSFRLLLDTATDIALPWHWRSLCLDQAWRPLREMERLTLCKCRLKRWQSYAWQLATCELQPSIPLIELVQGFSDDQDTY; from the coding sequence ATGAGTTCTGCCTTGCACGAGCAGCCGTACCTCGAAAGCTGGCGCTGGATGAGTCGCCAGATCCGTTGCGCGATGGACCCGGACGAACCGCGCCTGATCGAGCACTACCTGGCCGAAGGCCGGTATCTGGCCTGCTGCACGGCGACCTCGCCCTGGACTGTCGCTGAAACCTCTTTCCGCCTGCTGCTCGACACGGCCACCGACATCGCTCTGCCGTGGCACTGGCGCAGTCTCTGTCTCGATCAGGCCTGGCGCCCATTGCGTGAAATGGAGCGCCTGACGCTGTGCAAATGCCGGCTCAAACGCTGGCAAAGCTACGCCTGGCAACTCGCCACTTGCGAGTTGCAACCCTCGATTCCCCTTATTGAACTGGTGCAAGGATTTTCAGATGACCAAGACACGTATTGA
- a CDS encoding class II fumarate hydratase produces MTKTRIERDSMGELQVPVDALYGAQTQRAVDNFPISGKPMPTSFIRALILAKAAAARANVELSQLSAAQGKAISDAAQGLLEGDFMQHFPVDIFQTGSGTSSNMNANEVIATLSSRLLDEPINPNDHVNCGQSSNDIIPTTIHVSAALALHEQLLPALLHLVQVIERKAEQVHHHVKTGRTHLMDAMPVRMSQVLNGWAQQLKANISHLQDLLPSLQSLAQGGTAVGTGINAHPEFAARFSRQLSQLTNVQFTPGKDLFALIGSQDTAVAVSGQLKATAVSLMKIANDLRWMNSGPLAGLGEIELEGLQPGSSIMPGKVNPVIPEATAMVAAQVIGNDSVITIAGQSGNFELNVMLPIIAQNLLSSIELLANASRLLADKAIASFKVNESRLKEALSRNPILVTALNPIIGYQKAAEIAKQAYKQGRPVIDVALEHTDLSRSQLEELLNPEKLTAGGV; encoded by the coding sequence ATGACCAAGACACGTATTGAGCGCGACAGCATGGGCGAACTGCAGGTGCCGGTGGACGCTCTCTACGGCGCGCAGACCCAGCGTGCAGTGGATAACTTCCCGATCAGCGGCAAACCGATGCCGACCTCGTTCATCCGTGCGCTGATTCTGGCAAAAGCCGCTGCCGCACGGGCCAACGTCGAACTCAGCCAGCTCAGCGCCGCTCAAGGCAAAGCCATCAGCGATGCCGCCCAGGGTCTGCTCGAAGGCGACTTCATGCAGCATTTCCCGGTGGATATCTTCCAGACCGGTTCCGGCACCAGCTCCAACATGAACGCCAACGAAGTGATCGCCACCCTGTCCAGTCGCCTGCTCGACGAGCCAATCAATCCTAACGATCACGTCAACTGCGGGCAGAGCAGCAACGACATCATCCCGACCACCATCCACGTCAGCGCCGCACTGGCGCTGCACGAGCAGTTGCTGCCGGCCCTGCTGCATCTGGTACAAGTCATCGAGCGCAAGGCCGAACAGGTGCATCACCACGTCAAGACCGGCCGTACTCACTTGATGGACGCCATGCCGGTGCGCATGAGCCAGGTACTCAACGGTTGGGCGCAGCAGCTCAAGGCCAATATCAGTCACCTGCAGGATTTGCTGCCAAGCCTGCAATCCCTGGCTCAGGGCGGCACGGCGGTCGGCACCGGAATCAACGCGCATCCGGAATTCGCTGCGCGTTTCAGCCGCCAATTGAGCCAACTGACCAACGTGCAATTCACCCCGGGCAAGGACCTGTTCGCGCTGATCGGCTCGCAGGACACAGCCGTGGCCGTGTCGGGTCAGCTCAAGGCCACCGCCGTCTCGCTGATGAAAATCGCCAACGACCTGCGCTGGATGAACTCCGGCCCGCTCGCCGGCCTTGGCGAAATCGAACTGGAAGGCTTGCAGCCGGGCTCGTCGATCATGCCGGGCAAGGTCAATCCGGTGATTCCGGAAGCCACTGCGATGGTGGCGGCGCAAGTCATCGGCAACGATTCGGTGATCACCATCGCCGGTCAGTCAGGCAACTTTGAACTGAACGTGATGCTGCCGATCATCGCTCAGAACCTGTTGAGCAGCATCGAATTGCTGGCCAACGCCAGCCGTCTGTTGGCCGACAAGGCCATCGCCAGTTTCAAGGTCAACGAGTCGCGCCTCAAGGAAGCGCTGTCGCGCAACCCGATTCTGGTCACAGCGCTCAACCCGATCATCGGTTACCAGAAAGCCGCGGAAATCGCGAAGCAGGCCTACAAACAGGGCCGTCCGGTGATTGACGTTGCGCTGGAACACACCGACCTGTCGCGCAGCCAGCTGGAAGAGTTGCTCAATCCCGAGAAACTCACCGCCGGCGGCGTGTAA
- a CDS encoding superoxide dismutase, with product MAFTLPALPYAYDALEPHIDAQTMEIHYTKHHQTYINNLNAAVEGTEYAEWPVEKLVASVQQLPETLRAAVINQGGGHANHSLFWEVMVPNGGGKPNGALARAIDEQLGGLDSFKEAFTKAALTRFGSGWAWLSVTADKKLVVESSGNQDSPLMSGHTPILGLDVWEHAYYLRYQNRRPEYISAFYNVINWPEVAARYQAALV from the coding sequence ATGGCCTTTACCCTGCCAGCACTGCCTTATGCCTACGACGCACTGGAACCGCACATCGATGCGCAGACCATGGAGATTCATTACACCAAGCATCACCAGACCTACATCAACAACCTGAACGCCGCAGTCGAGGGCACTGAATACGCCGAGTGGCCGGTGGAAAAGCTGGTGGCCAGCGTTCAGCAACTGCCGGAAACGTTGCGTGCGGCGGTCATCAACCAGGGCGGGGGGCATGCCAACCATTCGCTGTTCTGGGAAGTGATGGTGCCCAACGGTGGGGGCAAGCCGAACGGAGCGCTGGCCAGGGCGATCGATGAGCAACTGGGTGGTCTCGACAGCTTCAAGGAAGCCTTCACCAAAGCTGCGCTGACCCGCTTCGGCAGCGGCTGGGCGTGGCTCAGTGTCACTGCGGACAAGAAGCTGGTGGTGGAAAGCAGCGGTAACCAGGACAGCCCGCTGATGAGCGGCCACACGCCGATTCTCGGACTCGACGTGTGGGAACACGCCTACTACCTGCGTTATCAGAATCGCCGCCCGGAATACATCAGCGCGTTCTACAACGTGATCAATTGGCCTGAAGTCGCTGCGCGTTATCAGGCTGCGCTGGTTTAG
- a CDS encoding ZIP family metal transporter, whose translation MGTETLAIGSGRMFRYAFGSLLLLAGMTLLVAHGLEWLNLEPKLSRALQGGAICALGTALGAVPVLVIRNMPQVLGDTLLGFGAGVMLAATAFSLIVPGIAAAEGLGLSPWGASGLICFGIMLGAFGLYLVDRKLSGASPEMLIGSVEHPVIPPRIWLFVFAIIAHNIPEGMAVGVSAGGGMQDADSLAMGIALQDVPEGLVIALVLAGAGMSRVNAFLIGAASGLVEPVFALLCAWLVSLAELLLPLGLALAAGAMLLVVTHEVIPESRRNGHDKLASLGLLMGFCLMMVMDTALG comes from the coding sequence ATGGGCACTGAAACACTGGCGATCGGAAGTGGGCGTATGTTCCGTTACGCATTCGGGTCGCTGCTGCTGTTGGCGGGCATGACCTTGCTGGTGGCTCACGGACTCGAATGGCTGAACCTGGAGCCGAAACTGTCCCGGGCATTGCAGGGCGGTGCGATCTGCGCTCTTGGTACGGCACTCGGGGCGGTTCCGGTGCTGGTGATCCGCAACATGCCTCAGGTGTTAGGCGATACGCTGTTGGGGTTTGGCGCTGGCGTGATGCTGGCGGCGACCGCGTTTTCGCTGATCGTGCCGGGGATTGCCGCCGCAGAAGGCCTGGGGCTGAGCCCTTGGGGCGCCAGTGGTCTGATCTGTTTCGGCATCATGCTCGGTGCTTTCGGCCTGTATCTGGTGGACCGCAAGTTGTCCGGCGCGTCACCGGAGATGCTGATCGGCAGTGTCGAGCATCCGGTGATTCCCCCGCGGATCTGGCTGTTCGTGTTTGCCATCATTGCCCATAACATTCCGGAAGGCATGGCCGTCGGCGTCAGCGCTGGCGGCGGCATGCAGGACGCTGACAGCCTGGCGATGGGTATCGCCTTGCAGGACGTGCCGGAAGGGCTGGTGATTGCGCTGGTGCTGGCCGGGGCAGGGATGTCGCGGGTCAATGCGTTTCTGATCGGGGCGGCCTCAGGTCTGGTCGAACCGGTGTTCGCCCTGCTGTGTGCGTGGCTGGTCAGCCTGGCGGAATTGTTGTTGCCCCTGGGATTGGCGCTGGCGGCCGGGGCAATGTTGCTGGTGGTGACCCACGAAGTGATCCCGGAGTCGCGACGCAATGGTCACGACAAGCTGGCGAGTCTGGGATTGCTGATGGGTTTCTGTCTGATGATGGTGATGGATACGGCGTTGGGATAA
- a CDS encoding HPr family phosphocarrier protein, with amino-acid sequence MPALEIEIINKLGLHARASAKFVGVAGQYPDCTIRVGRTPETTVDGKSIMAMMMLAAGKGTKIYLSTEGHQEQEAMDALVALINNYFDEGG; translated from the coding sequence ATGCCTGCTCTGGAAATCGAAATCATCAACAAACTGGGACTGCATGCCCGGGCGTCGGCAAAGTTCGTGGGCGTGGCGGGTCAGTATCCCGACTGCACGATCAGAGTAGGTCGCACCCCCGAAACCACGGTTGATGGCAAAAGCATCATGGCGATGATGATGCTCGCGGCCGGCAAGGGCACCAAAATCTACCTGAGTACCGAGGGTCATCAGGAACAGGAAGCCATGGATGCACTCGTCGCCCTGATCAACAACTACTTCGACGAAGGCGGCTGA
- the rapZ gene encoding RNase adapter RapZ: MRLIIVSGRSGSGKSTALDVLEDNGYYCIDNLPAGLLPELAERALIHTELSQPLVAVSIDARNLPSHLSRFPELLEEVRSRHIQCDVLYLDADEETLLKRFSETRRRHPLSSANRSLAEAIDDETALLGPIADLADLKVNTTNLNLYQLRDTIKLRLLNQPEPGTAFLVESFGFKRGMPVDADLVFDVRCLPNPYWKPELRAQSGLDEPVAEYLAAQPEVEEMFQDIYAYLFKWLPRFAASNRAYVTIAIGCTGGHHRSVYLTERLGQALQKTLKNVQVRHRDLS, from the coding sequence ATGCGCTTGATCATCGTCAGTGGCCGTTCCGGCTCGGGCAAAAGCACCGCACTGGATGTCCTTGAGGACAACGGTTACTACTGCATCGACAATCTGCCGGCCGGCCTGTTGCCGGAGCTGGCGGAGCGCGCGCTGATTCATACTGAACTGTCTCAACCACTGGTCGCGGTGTCGATCGATGCACGCAACCTGCCAAGCCACCTCTCGCGCTTCCCGGAATTGCTTGAAGAAGTTCGCAGTCGACACATCCAGTGCGACGTTCTGTACCTGGACGCCGACGAAGAAACCCTGCTCAAGCGTTTCTCGGAAACCCGTCGCCGTCACCCGCTGAGCAGCGCCAACCGTTCGCTGGCCGAGGCAATCGACGATGAAACCGCCCTGCTGGGCCCCATCGCCGATCTGGCCGACCTGAAGGTCAATACCACCAATCTGAACCTGTATCAGTTGCGCGACACCATCAAGCTGCGGCTGCTGAACCAGCCTGAGCCGGGCACGGCATTTCTGGTGGAGTCGTTCGGTTTCAAACGCGGCATGCCGGTGGATGCGGATCTGGTGTTCGATGTACGCTGCCTGCCCAACCCGTACTGGAAACCGGAGCTGCGCGCACAGTCCGGGCTCGATGAGCCGGTGGCCGAGTATCTGGCGGCGCAGCCGGAAGTCGAAGAGATGTTTCAGGACATCTACGCCTATCTGTTCAAATGGCTGCCGCGCTTCGCTGCGAGCAATCGTGCCTACGTGACCATTGCCATTGGCTGCACCGGCGGGCATCACCGCTCCGTCTACCTGACCGAACGTCTGGGTCAGGCCCTGCAGAAAACCCTGAAAAACGTCCAGGTCCGCCACCGCGACCTCAGCTAA
- the ptsN gene encoding PTS IIA-like nitrogen regulatory protein PtsN, translated as MIRLESILTPGRSLVNVPGGSKKKALEQIANLIAREVPDLEMQDVFEALIAREKLGSTGFGNGIAIPHCRLKGCESPISALMHLEAPIDFDAIDGAPVDLLFVLLVPEAATDAHLELLRQIASMLDRKEVREKLRRATTNEALYQVVLDEQNGH; from the coding sequence ATGATCCGACTTGAAAGCATCCTGACCCCCGGCCGTTCCCTGGTGAACGTGCCGGGCGGCAGTAAAAAGAAAGCCCTCGAACAAATTGCCAACCTGATCGCCCGGGAAGTCCCGGATCTGGAGATGCAAGATGTCTTCGAGGCGCTGATTGCCCGTGAAAAACTCGGCTCGACGGGTTTTGGCAACGGCATCGCCATTCCCCACTGTCGCCTCAAGGGCTGTGAATCGCCCATCAGTGCCCTGATGCACCTGGAAGCCCCAATAGATTTCGATGCCATCGATGGCGCACCGGTCGACCTGCTGTTCGTGTTGCTGGTCCCGGAAGCTGCCACCGATGCGCACCTGGAGCTGCTGCGCCAGATAGCCAGCATGCTCGACCGCAAGGAAGTGCGCGAGAAACTGCGTCGCGCCACGACTAACGAAGCCTTGTATCAGGTTGTCCTGGACGAGCAAAACGGGCACTAA
- the hpf gene encoding ribosome hibernation-promoting factor, HPF/YfiA family, whose product MQVNISGHQLEVTQPLREYVEQKLKRLEGHFDKITNVQVTMCVEKLKQKIEATLHIPGNEVVANAEHTDMYAAIDALTDKLDKQLKKHKEKTQSLLQGATGR is encoded by the coding sequence ATGCAAGTCAACATCAGTGGACACCAACTGGAAGTTACCCAACCTCTCCGTGAGTACGTTGAGCAAAAGCTCAAGAGGCTTGAGGGACATTTCGACAAGATCACCAACGTGCAAGTCACGATGTGCGTCGAAAAGCTGAAGCAGAAAATCGAAGCCACGCTGCATATTCCCGGCAACGAGGTCGTCGCAAACGCGGAACATACCGATATGTACGCAGCGATCGACGCGCTGACCGACAAGCTTGATAAACAACTCAAAAAGCATAAGGAAAAGACCCAGAGCCTGCTCCAGGGCGCTACCGGTCGATAA
- a CDS encoding RNA polymerase factor sigma-54: protein MKPSLVLRMGQQLTMTPQLQQAIRLLQLSTLDLQQEIQEALESNPMLERQEDGDDFDNSDPLADNAEQKPNTEIQEPSYQETAPTVDNLEDGEWNERIPNELPVDTAWEDVYQTSASSLPSSDDDEWDFTTRTSAGESLQSHLLWQLNLAPMSDTDRLIAVTLIDCINNQGYLDETLEEILDAFDPELDIELDEIEAVLHRIQQFEPAGIGARNLSECLLLQLRQLSTKTPWLAEAKRLVTDYIDLLGSRDYSQLMRRMKLKEDELRQVIELVQSLNPRPGSQIESTEAEYVVPDVIVRKDNERWLVELNQESVPRLRVNAQYAGFVRRADTSADNTFMRNQLQEARWFIKSLQSRNETLMKVATQIVEHQRGFLEYGDEAMKPLVLHDIAEAVGMHESTISRVTTQKFMHTPRGIYELKYFFSSHVSTSEGGECSSTAIRAIIKKLVAAENQKKPLSDSKIAGLLEAQGIQVARRTVAKYRESLGIAPSSERKRLM from the coding sequence ATGAAACCATCGCTAGTCTTGAGAATGGGCCAGCAGCTGACGATGACACCGCAGCTGCAACAGGCCATCCGCCTGCTCCAATTGTCGACCCTGGATCTGCAACAGGAAATCCAGGAGGCGCTGGAATCCAACCCGATGCTCGAACGCCAGGAAGACGGCGACGACTTCGACAATTCCGACCCGCTGGCCGACAACGCCGAACAGAAACCCAACACCGAGATCCAGGAACCTTCCTATCAGGAAACCGCGCCGACGGTCGACAATCTCGAGGACGGCGAATGGAACGAGCGCATCCCCAACGAACTCCCTGTGGACACCGCCTGGGAAGATGTCTACCAGACCAGCGCCAGCAGCCTGCCCAGCAGCGATGACGACGAGTGGGATTTCACCACCCGCACCTCTGCCGGTGAAAGCCTGCAAAGCCACTTGCTGTGGCAACTGAACCTGGCGCCGATGTCCGACACCGACCGCCTGATCGCTGTCACCCTGATCGACTGCATCAACAATCAGGGCTACCTCGATGAAACCCTCGAAGAAATTCTCGACGCATTCGATCCGGAACTCGACATCGAGCTGGACGAGATCGAAGCCGTCCTGCACCGCATCCAGCAGTTTGAACCCGCCGGCATCGGCGCCCGCAACCTGAGTGAATGCCTGCTGCTGCAATTGCGCCAGCTATCGACCAAGACCCCCTGGCTGGCGGAAGCCAAGCGTCTGGTCACCGATTACATCGACCTGCTCGGCAGCCGCGACTACAGCCAGTTGATGCGGCGCATGAAGCTCAAGGAAGATGAACTGCGCCAGGTCATCGAACTGGTCCAGAGCCTCAACCCGCGCCCCGGCTCGCAAATCGAGTCCACCGAAGCCGAATACGTGGTACCCGACGTGATCGTGCGCAAGGACAACGAGCGCTGGCTCGTCGAGCTGAACCAGGAATCCGTGCCACGCCTGCGGGTCAACGCCCAATACGCCGGTTTCGTGCGCCGCGCCGACACCAGCGCCGACAATACCTTCATGCGCAATCAGTTGCAGGAAGCCCGCTGGTTCATCAAGAGTCTGCAGAGTCGCAACGAAACCCTGATGAAGGTAGCCACTCAGATCGTCGAACATCAGCGCGGATTCCTGGAGTACGGCGACGAAGCCATGAAGCCACTGGTGCTGCACGACATCGCTGAAGCGGTGGGTATGCACGAGTCGACGATTTCCCGGGTGACCACGCAAAAATTCATGCATACCCCGCGGGGCATATATGAACTGAAATACTTTTTCTCCAGCCATGTCAGCACCTCCGAAGGCGGCGAATGCTCGTCCACGGCGATCCGCGCGATCATCAAGAAACTGGTCGCCGCGGAAAATCAGAAAAAGCCGTTGAGTGACAGCAAGATCGCTGGTTTACTGGAGGCACAAGGCATTCAGGTGGCTCGCCGCACCGTCGCCAAGTACCGCGAATCCCTGGGAATCGCGCCTTCGAGCGAACGCAAGCGGTTGATGTAA
- the lptB gene encoding LPS export ABC transporter ATP-binding protein produces the protein MATLKAQHLAKAYKSRQVVRDVSLSIDSGQIVGLLGPNGAGKTTCFYMIVGLVQADQGRVLIDDLDVSHQPMHGRAKAGIGYLPQEASIFRKLSVADNIMAILETRQELDKAGRRKELESLLQEFHISHIRDNLGMSLSGGERRRVEIARALATAPKFILLDEPFAGVDPISVGDIKQIIHHLKAKGIGVLITDHNVRETLDICETAYIVNDGQLIAEGDSATILANDLVKEVYLGHEFRL, from the coding sequence ATGGCAACTCTGAAAGCTCAGCACCTGGCCAAGGCCTATAAAAGCCGCCAGGTCGTGCGCGACGTCAGCCTGTCGATTGACAGCGGTCAGATCGTCGGTCTGCTCGGCCCGAACGGCGCCGGCAAGACCACGTGCTTCTACATGATCGTCGGCCTGGTTCAGGCCGATCAGGGTCGCGTACTGATCGACGACCTGGACGTCAGTCACCAGCCCATGCACGGTCGCGCGAAAGCCGGTATCGGTTATCTGCCGCAGGAAGCGTCGATCTTTCGCAAACTGTCGGTCGCCGACAACATCATGGCCATCCTCGAAACCCGTCAGGAGCTCGACAAGGCCGGTCGTCGCAAGGAGCTGGAAAGCCTGCTGCAGGAATTCCACATCAGCCACATTCGCGACAACCTCGGCATGAGCCTGTCCGGTGGTGAGCGCCGCCGCGTGGAGATCGCTCGCGCACTGGCTACGGCGCCGAAGTTCATTCTGCTCGACGAACCATTCGCCGGTGTCGACCCGATCTCCGTGGGCGACATCAAGCAGATCATCCACCACCTCAAGGCCAAGGGCATCGGTGTGCTGATCACCGACCACAACGTCCGCGAGACGCTGGATATTTGCGAAACAGCCTACATCGTCAACGACGGCCAACTGATTGCCGAAGGCGACTCCGCGACCATCCTCGCCAACGATCTGGTGAAGGAAGTGTACCTGGGTCACGAGTTCCGCCTGTAA
- the lptA gene encoding lipopolysaccharide transport periplasmic protein LptA produces the protein MRLVKTLPILLSLGAALGSVSAWALPNDSQQPIRIQADDAQLDDKNGIATYKGDVIITQGSMIVKGNTVTMTRAPNGDIDVVTSVGNLAYFEQLQTAGDAKPVQGWGVTIQYHAAQNRVVLIDKAKVVDKDNNTTQGEKIVYDTVKKLASAGRATGSKVTEARPRIDMVIQPKKKTDEKTQ, from the coding sequence ATGAGGCTCGTTAAAACCCTCCCTATTTTGCTCAGTCTGGGCGCAGCACTGGGAAGCGTGAGCGCCTGGGCTCTGCCGAACGATAGTCAGCAACCGATCCGCATCCAGGCTGACGACGCTCAGCTCGATGACAAGAATGGCATCGCGACCTATAAGGGCGATGTGATCATCACCCAGGGTTCGATGATCGTCAAAGGCAACACCGTGACCATGACCCGCGCGCCTAACGGTGACATCGACGTCGTGACTTCGGTGGGCAACCTCGCCTACTTCGAGCAGCTGCAGACTGCCGGTGATGCCAAACCCGTCCAGGGCTGGGGCGTGACGATTCAGTACCACGCTGCGCAGAACCGCGTCGTGCTGATCGACAAGGCAAAAGTCGTCGACAAGGACAACAACACCACTCAGGGCGAGAAAATCGTCTATGACACGGTGAAAAAACTGGCCAGCGCCGGTCGAGCCACTGGCAGCAAGGTCACCGAAGCGCGTCCGCGCATCGACATGGTGATCCAGCCGAAGAAGAAAACCGACGAGAAAACCCAGTAA
- the lptC gene encoding LPS export ABC transporter periplasmic protein LptC → MFSKKIRNILLFGCIAAIFGAVGYWNISPERFLDKPPVSAAESPIDWYATNTHTLQYLEDGKVQYEMTSEKAEHVKATDITLVTRPDLNMYRGTDFPWHVTSERGEVNSGGTEVELIDSVRIKRTDEKNRDTLITSTRMTVFPQQQYAQTQQPVRIDGAGGVSTGVGMKAYLKESRIHLLSNVRGQYEAR, encoded by the coding sequence ATGTTTAGCAAAAAAATTCGCAACATACTGCTGTTCGGTTGCATCGCTGCGATTTTCGGCGCAGTCGGCTACTGGAACATCAGCCCGGAACGCTTCCTCGACAAGCCTCCTGTCTCCGCAGCAGAAAGCCCGATCGACTGGTACGCGACCAACACCCACACCTTGCAGTATCTGGAAGATGGCAAGGTGCAGTACGAAATGACGTCCGAGAAGGCCGAGCACGTCAAGGCGACCGACATTACACTGGTCACCCGGCCCGACCTGAACATGTACCGCGGCACCGACTTCCCGTGGCACGTGACCAGCGAGCGCGGCGAAGTGAACTCCGGAGGCACCGAAGTCGAACTGATCGACTCGGTCCGGATCAAGCGTACCGACGAAAAGAACCGCGACACCCTGATCACCAGCACCCGAATGACGGTGTTCCCTCAGCAGCAATATGCGCAGACCCAGCAACCCGTTAGAATCGACGGCGCTGGCGGTGTATCGACCGGCGTGGGAATGAAAGCGTATTTGAAGGAAAGCAGGATACACCTGCTATCGAACGTAAGAGGACAGTATGAGGCTCGTTAA
- a CDS encoding KdsC family phosphatase has translation MSNDLLQRGKAIKLAVFDVDGVLTDGRLYFLEDGSEFKTFNTLDGQGIKMLMNAGVQTAIISGRKTPVVERRAKNLGIPHLFQGREDKLVVLDGLLEQLGLSYEQVAYLGDDLPDLPVIRRVGLGMAVANAAAFVREHAHGVTQARGGEGAAREFCELILRAQGSLDAANNAYL, from the coding sequence ATGAGCAACGATCTGCTGCAACGCGGCAAAGCCATCAAACTGGCGGTTTTCGACGTCGACGGTGTTCTCACCGACGGGCGCCTGTACTTCCTTGAAGACGGTAGCGAATTCAAGACGTTCAATACCCTCGATGGCCAGGGCATCAAGATGTTGATGAACGCCGGCGTACAGACCGCCATTATCAGCGGTCGCAAGACTCCGGTGGTCGAGCGTCGGGCAAAGAACCTGGGTATCCCGCACTTGTTTCAGGGTCGTGAAGACAAACTGGTGGTTCTCGACGGTCTTCTGGAGCAACTGGGCCTAAGCTATGAACAAGTGGCTTACCTCGGCGACGACTTGCCCGACCTGCCGGTGATCCGTCGAGTGGGACTCGGCATGGCTGTAGCCAACGCCGCGGCCTTTGTGCGCGAGCACGCTCACGGCGTCACTCAGGCCCGCGGTGGCGAAGGTGCCGCCCGCGAATTCTGCGAACTGATCCTGCGCGCCCAGGGCAGCCTCGATGCCGCCAACAACGCGTACCTGTGA